One stretch of Actinacidiphila sp. DG2A-62 DNA includes these proteins:
- a CDS encoding lanthionine synthetase LanC family protein, with product MGLGDGYCGPALFLAELGRATGESRFTRAAAEAVRPLPRMLRLLAAHPELAAAVGPGGFSGLGGVAYATARLARLLDTDAGSQAGDGLAAALPDALTALAAAAAAPDAAPDVADGLAGALLAARAVHATAPHPLTAALLRDLPRRIAAAPAPSAPGFLHGRTGLAYALAAAAHAAAASGARAADPGRGADPGGEARADAAAAEHARADGPADAPAAAGDLSWCSGLAGAAAAFGGAASERHLAAVGAAGGASAHDLWLRDLSLCHGESGVLEPLAALPGPAGAEARRRAGERLAAAVARAAAHGGIRCGTPLGVPIPGLLTGLAGIGYGLLRLAPGATIPSVLLLEPSAGRGTSNDRKGTNSMDNDLTTIEPPAAEEAAGVDPARDAAADRAAASRAARRRAAILAGMTVGAVAVVALGDGATTVSSIIL from the coding sequence ATGGGGCTGGGCGACGGCTACTGCGGCCCCGCGCTGTTCCTCGCCGAACTCGGCCGGGCCACCGGCGAGTCGCGGTTCACGCGGGCCGCGGCCGAGGCCGTACGCCCGCTGCCGCGGATGCTGCGGCTGCTGGCCGCGCACCCCGAACTCGCCGCCGCGGTCGGCCCCGGCGGCTTCTCCGGGCTCGGCGGCGTCGCCTACGCCACCGCGCGGCTCGCCCGACTCCTCGACACCGACGCCGGGTCGCAGGCGGGGGACGGGCTCGCCGCCGCGCTGCCGGACGCGCTGACCGCGCTCGCCGCCGCGGCCGCGGCGCCGGACGCCGCGCCGGATGTCGCGGACGGGCTCGCCGGAGCGCTCCTGGCCGCCCGCGCCGTGCACGCGACGGCCCCGCACCCGCTGACCGCGGCGCTGCTGCGCGACCTGCCGCGGCGTATCGCCGCCGCCCCCGCGCCGAGCGCCCCCGGCTTCCTCCACGGCCGGACCGGCCTCGCGTACGCCCTCGCCGCGGCGGCTCACGCCGCCGCGGCGTCCGGAGCGCGCGCCGCCGATCCGGGCCGGGGCGCGGACCCCGGCGGCGAGGCCCGCGCCGACGCGGCTGCCGCCGAGCACGCGCGCGCCGACGGCCCCGCCGACGCACCCGCCGCAGCCGGGGACCTGAGCTGGTGCTCGGGTCTCGCCGGCGCGGCCGCGGCGTTCGGCGGCGCGGCGTCGGAGCGTCATCTCGCGGCGGTCGGCGCCGCCGGCGGCGCGTCGGCGCACGACCTCTGGCTCCGCGACCTCTCGCTGTGCCACGGCGAGTCCGGCGTGCTCGAACCGCTGGCCGCGCTGCCCGGCCCGGCGGGCGCCGAAGCGCGCCGCCGGGCCGGCGAGCGGCTCGCCGCGGCCGTCGCGCGGGCCGCCGCGCACGGCGGCATCCGCTGCGGCACGCCGCTCGGCGTCCCCATCCCCGGTCTGCTGACCGGACTCGCAGGCATCGGGTACGGCCTGCTGCGCCTCGCACCGGGCGCCACGATCCCCTCGGTCCTGCTGCTGGAGCCCAGCGCAGGCCGAGGCACGTCGAACGACAGAAAGGGCACGAACTCCATGGACAACGACCTGACCACCATCGAACCCCCCGCGGCGGAGGAAGCGGCAGGGGTCGACCCGGCGAGGGACGCCGCGGCGGACCGGGCCGCGGCCTCGCGGGCGGCGCGGCGCAGGGCCGCGATCCTCGCCGGGATGACGGTCGGGGCCGTCGCCGTCGTCGCCCTGGGCGACGGGGCGACCACGGTCTCCAGCATCATCCTCTGA
- a CDS encoding helix-turn-helix transcriptional regulator gives MRVLSAAAVLGRSFPLTVLRRCAGPDEPALRACLRAAVAEGLLVHDDDRGPDWYAFEHPLTEEALLSLLTPVERAELSVRAADAVDVLYPGLPGTWCHLAARLRRHAGELGAAAALYLEVARRALADSGPGTAIAVLDEAHRMLGDAPDRPVQSGVHQELLETLLFALADDGQFDRAAQVVDRLRRADTGADPARRVELHVRLAWAAEVAGRWVEGMDQVAAARALLPADAPERDTAGIDAVEAYLTVSGAEQGRIEESERLARRAIEGAEQRVDPALACQAWYAVGFATRGRSLTESDRCFRRTLRIATEGDLMIWRNHGLIGLGSNAWLAEAVTDSLAFAHREALRTGCVSLAHNAGVMLALDAALKSDFARATALLDGSLDETRRLQLHSVTRYALMLRAVVAAHQGRRSDMRDALAEFRAGGGDQSREAPLALGLGELFCALLEEDREQAAALAARIDAGAPGSESFFHFAGPHGLSVLLSVLDGGGREQFERVAGGQPARMRWNRQFVHLADAVLLGREGRAADAQRAVRAAMSSAAVFPTARHLGLRLAADAAMADGWGEPRRWLTEAEEFFHRGGVVAVAGACRSRLRTLGVSVRQRRAGTDRIPEELRALGITSREYDVFRLLVDRPGNKALAARLHLSTRTVEKHVASLVAKTGVADRARLCDYTVDFLSARRHAAEDVLRETPGEAPER, from the coding sequence GTGCGCGTGCTGTCGGCCGCCGCGGTGCTGGGCCGGTCGTTCCCGCTGACGGTGCTGCGCCGCTGCGCCGGTCCCGACGAGCCGGCGCTGCGGGCGTGTCTGCGCGCGGCCGTCGCGGAAGGCCTGCTGGTCCACGACGACGACCGCGGCCCGGACTGGTACGCCTTCGAACACCCGCTCACCGAGGAGGCGTTGCTCTCGCTGCTGACCCCGGTGGAGCGCGCGGAGCTGTCCGTGCGGGCCGCCGACGCGGTGGACGTGCTCTACCCGGGCCTGCCCGGGACCTGGTGCCATCTGGCCGCCCGACTGCGGCGGCACGCGGGGGAGTTGGGCGCGGCGGCGGCGCTCTACCTCGAAGTGGCCCGCCGCGCCCTGGCCGACAGCGGCCCCGGCACCGCGATCGCCGTGCTCGACGAGGCGCACCGGATGCTCGGCGACGCGCCGGACCGCCCGGTGCAGAGCGGCGTGCACCAGGAGTTGCTGGAGACGCTGCTGTTCGCGCTCGCCGACGACGGGCAGTTCGACCGGGCCGCACAGGTCGTGGACCGGCTGCGGCGGGCCGACACCGGCGCGGACCCGGCCCGCCGGGTCGAGTTGCACGTACGGCTCGCGTGGGCCGCGGAGGTCGCCGGCCGCTGGGTCGAGGGCATGGACCAGGTGGCCGCGGCCCGCGCGCTGCTGCCGGCCGACGCGCCCGAGCGCGACACCGCGGGCATCGACGCGGTCGAGGCGTACCTGACGGTGTCCGGCGCCGAGCAGGGCCGGATCGAGGAGAGCGAGCGGCTGGCGCGCCGGGCGATCGAGGGCGCCGAGCAGCGGGTCGACCCGGCGCTGGCCTGCCAGGCGTGGTACGCGGTCGGGTTCGCCACCCGCGGCCGTTCGCTCACCGAGTCCGACCGCTGTTTCCGCCGCACCCTGCGGATCGCCACCGAGGGCGACCTGATGATCTGGCGCAACCACGGTTTGATCGGCCTGGGCAGCAACGCCTGGCTCGCGGAGGCCGTCACCGACTCGCTCGCCTTCGCGCACCGCGAGGCGCTGCGCACCGGCTGCGTCAGCCTCGCGCACAACGCGGGCGTGATGCTGGCCCTGGACGCGGCCTTGAAGTCCGACTTCGCGCGGGCCACCGCACTGCTGGACGGCTCGCTGGACGAGACCCGGCGGCTGCAGCTGCACTCGGTGACCCGTTACGCGCTGATGCTGCGCGCGGTCGTGGCCGCGCACCAGGGCCGGCGGAGCGACATGCGCGACGCGCTCGCGGAGTTCCGGGCGGGCGGCGGCGACCAGTCGCGCGAGGCGCCGCTGGCGCTGGGGCTCGGCGAGCTGTTCTGCGCGCTGCTGGAGGAGGACCGCGAGCAGGCCGCGGCGCTCGCCGCGCGGATCGACGCGGGCGCGCCGGGCAGCGAGAGCTTCTTCCACTTCGCCGGCCCGCACGGTCTGTCGGTGCTGCTGTCGGTCCTCGACGGCGGCGGGCGCGAGCAGTTCGAGCGGGTGGCCGGCGGCCAGCCGGCGCGGATGCGCTGGAACCGGCAGTTCGTGCACCTCGCCGACGCGGTGCTGCTGGGCCGCGAGGGCCGCGCGGCGGACGCGCAGCGCGCGGTGCGGGCGGCGATGTCCAGCGCGGCGGTCTTCCCCACCGCCCGCCACCTGGGCCTGCGGCTGGCGGCGGACGCGGCGATGGCCGACGGCTGGGGCGAGCCGCGGCGCTGGCTGACCGAGGCGGAGGAGTTCTTCCACCGCGGCGGGGTGGTCGCCGTCGCGGGCGCGTGCCGGTCGCGGCTGCGCACCCTCGGCGTCAGCGTCCGCCAGCGGCGGGCCGGCACCGACCGCATCCCCGAGGAGCTGCGGGCGCTCGGCATCACGTCCCGCGAGTACGACGTCTTCCGCCTGCTGGTCGACCGGCCCGGCAACAAGGCGCTGGCCGCGCGCCTGCACCTGTCGACGCGGACGGTCGAGAAGCACGTCGCCAGCCTGGTCGCCAAGACCGGCGTCGCCGACCGCGCCCGGCTGTGCGACTACACCGTCGACTTCCTCTCCGCCCGCCGCCACGCCGCCGAGGACGTCCTGCGCGAGACGCCGGGCGAGGCCCCGGAACGCTGA
- a CDS encoding ATP-binding protein, with amino-acid sequence MTNPFRGRAAALVGRDDEIEVLASVLQDATAGRGGTLFVAGEPGIGKTRLTAEAVAMATRAGMAVLKGRCTTTGPAVPFRPLTEALLSLTRAGEAPPAAELGPYLPVLGRLVPEWSTGGDCDQSPIVLAEAVLRLAAARGRDRGCLLLIDDLHDADPETLAVLEYIAANVAGQPVAVVATVRSAPSTAYELAGAVTQRREALMLTLGRLDAAHIHAFAASCLGCARDDLAPAVSAHVYADSDGIPFVAEELIRGMLAEERLRFDRGRWRDVDDAEEANGVIAPGGTGAASAADPYAAGLGPGGPVAPTTWGTADWFASDGFPPGAADAPASGLAQDPPNGRAALPLGGDAAPYAANGHDTSGSRAGTPGAPAPAQPARRAARPPAPRVPASSARPRPAPARRTAPPRTSRPLSRPTPTTPAPATGTPAHPPRRTAPARASAAASAWAAASSAAATQRAAVRARLRAPARRRARTDRARRTPPVRVSGMVTTQTAAAQAQFRVPAGPAARTDRARRTPPGRASGSGATSPAVGGAGTGTAERGSAGASGAAGRAPGGRTREAGTPSSRWAGAGSGPGRGDGPRPWGRGRPARAAGGGSRSHSREPSSSGRPGSARRACACCRPPRCWAGRSR; translated from the coding sequence ATGACGAACCCGTTCAGGGGCCGTGCCGCCGCGCTCGTCGGCCGCGACGACGAGATCGAGGTGCTCGCGTCGGTCCTCCAAGACGCGACGGCCGGCCGCGGCGGCACCCTCTTCGTCGCCGGCGAACCGGGCATCGGCAAGACCCGGCTGACCGCGGAGGCGGTCGCCATGGCCACCCGGGCGGGGATGGCGGTGCTCAAGGGCCGCTGCACCACGACGGGCCCCGCGGTGCCGTTCCGGCCGCTGACCGAGGCGCTGCTCTCGCTGACCCGGGCAGGCGAGGCGCCGCCCGCCGCTGAACTCGGCCCGTACTTGCCGGTGTTGGGCCGCCTGGTGCCGGAGTGGTCGACCGGCGGGGACTGCGACCAGTCGCCGATCGTGCTCGCCGAGGCCGTGCTGCGGCTGGCGGCGGCGCGCGGCCGGGACCGCGGCTGCCTGCTGCTGATCGACGACCTGCACGACGCGGACCCCGAGACGCTCGCGGTCCTGGAGTACATCGCGGCCAACGTCGCCGGGCAGCCGGTGGCCGTGGTCGCGACCGTCCGCAGCGCCCCCTCGACGGCGTACGAGCTGGCGGGCGCGGTGACGCAGCGCCGCGAGGCCCTGATGCTGACCCTGGGCCGCCTGGACGCCGCGCACATCCACGCCTTCGCCGCGTCCTGCCTCGGCTGCGCGCGGGACGACCTCGCGCCGGCGGTCTCCGCGCACGTCTACGCCGACAGCGACGGAATCCCCTTCGTGGCCGAGGAGTTGATCCGCGGCATGCTCGCGGAGGAGCGGCTGCGCTTCGACCGCGGCCGCTGGCGCGACGTGGACGACGCCGAGGAGGCGAACGGCGTGATCGCGCCGGGCGGCACGGGCGCCGCGAGCGCCGCCGACCCGTACGCCGCCGGCCTCGGCCCGGGCGGGCCGGTCGCCCCCACGACCTGGGGCACGGCCGACTGGTTCGCCTCGGACGGCTTCCCGCCCGGCGCGGCGGACGCCCCGGCGAGCGGCCTCGCGCAGGACCCGCCGAACGGCCGCGCCGCGCTCCCGCTCGGCGGCGACGCGGCGCCGTACGCCGCGAACGGCCACGACACGTCCGGGAGCCGAGCGGGCACGCCGGGCGCGCCGGCCCCGGCGCAGCCCGCACGGCGAGCGGCGCGGCCACCGGCCCCGCGCGTCCCGGCGAGCAGCGCACGCCCGCGCCCGGCGCCGGCACGACGAACGGCGCCGCCCCGGACGTCACGCCCTTTGTCACGGCCCACCCCGACCACACCCGCCCCGGCGACCGGCACACCCGCACACCCGCCTCGGCGTACGGCCCCGGCACGGGCGTCGGCGGCAGCGTCGGCGTGGGCGGCGGCGTCTTCGGCGGCGGCGACACAACGGGCAGCAGTCCGGGCCCGGTTGCGCGCTCCGGCGAGGCGGCGGGCACGGACGGACCGGGCGCGACGCACTCCCCCGGTACGGGTGTCGGGCATGGTGACGACGCAAACGGCGGCAGCCCAGGCGCAGTTCCGCGTCCCGGCGGGCCCGGCGGCACGGACGGACCGGGCGCGACGCACGCCGCCGGGACGGGCCTCGGGGTCGGGGGCGACATCGCCGGCGGTCGGGGGCGCGGGCACGGGCACGGCGGAGCGGGGGTCGGCAGGGGCGTCCGGGGCGGCGGGCCGGGCGCCGGGCGGGCGCACGCGGGAGGCGGGGACGCCGTCGTCGCGGTGGGCGGGCGCGGGCAGCGGCCCGGGGCGCGGGGACGGGCCGAGGCCGTGGGGCCGCGGGCGGCCGGCCCGCGCGGCCGGGGGCGGGTCCCGTTCACACTCGCGCGAGCCGTCGAGCAGCGGGCGGCCCGGCTCGGCCCGGAGGGCGTGCGCGTGCTGTCGGCCGCCGCGGTGCTGGGCCGGTCGTTCCCGCTGA
- a CDS encoding glycoside hydrolase family 43 protein, translated as MTFFAANPVLPGFHPDPSVCRVGEDYYLANSSFEFFPGIPLHHSRDLAHWRPIGHAVDRAEQLSLTGVRPSGGLYAPTLRFAAGRFHLVCTLVDGLGTSGNFLLTADDPAGDWSDPVWLPQAPGFDPSLFFDDDGSVYLLGTRQTDAAGHCEIWLRALDPATGRLTGPDHVLFRGALVGAVWAEGPHLYRRADTYYLVLAEGGTDHGHAVTVARSRHVAGPYENHPGNPVLTHRHLGLGHPVSGAGHADLVDTPGGDWYALLLASRMHGGRYANLGRETFVARVAWEDGWPVVNPGVGRLEERTLIGLAPCPWPSADPVDHFDGPVLGPQWCTLRGPLGEAASLSARPGHLRLRLLPSTLAEPATPAFVGRRQQHHHFTASTSLDFAPMTAGEAAGLAVLQNPDNHLTALITRDAAGHPSARLTERRAGRTRVVAELPLRDGPVRLTVRARGQEYAFWCAQGTDAERELGAVDGRFLSSQAAGGFTGVFLGPYATLHAGADSGTAGPHRTGLRRPHRHADFDWFRYSAGA; from the coding sequence GTGACCTTCTTCGCCGCCAATCCCGTGCTCCCCGGTTTCCACCCGGACCCCTCGGTCTGCCGGGTCGGCGAGGACTACTACCTGGCCAACTCCTCCTTCGAGTTCTTCCCCGGCATCCCGCTGCACCACAGCAGGGACCTGGCGCACTGGCGGCCGATCGGGCACGCGGTGGACCGCGCGGAACAGCTCTCGCTGACCGGCGTGCGCCCCTCCGGCGGGCTGTACGCGCCGACGCTGCGGTTCGCCGCCGGCCGCTTCCACCTGGTGTGCACGCTGGTCGACGGGCTCGGCACGTCGGGGAACTTCCTGCTCACCGCCGACGATCCGGCCGGCGACTGGTCGGACCCGGTGTGGCTGCCGCAGGCCCCGGGCTTCGACCCCTCGCTCTTCTTCGACGACGACGGTTCGGTGTACCTGCTCGGCACCCGGCAGACCGACGCCGCCGGCCACTGCGAGATCTGGCTGCGCGCCCTCGACCCGGCGACCGGCCGGCTGACCGGGCCCGACCACGTCCTGTTCCGCGGCGCGCTGGTCGGCGCGGTCTGGGCCGAGGGCCCGCACCTGTACCGCCGCGCCGACACGTACTACCTGGTGCTGGCCGAGGGCGGCACCGACCACGGCCACGCGGTGACCGTGGCCCGCAGCCGGCACGTCGCCGGGCCGTACGAGAACCACCCGGGCAACCCGGTGCTCACCCACCGGCACCTGGGCCTGGGCCACCCGGTCTCCGGCGCCGGCCACGCGGACCTCGTCGACACCCCCGGCGGCGACTGGTACGCGCTGCTGCTCGCCTCGCGGATGCACGGCGGGCGGTACGCCAACCTGGGCCGGGAGACGTTCGTGGCGCGGGTGGCCTGGGAGGACGGCTGGCCGGTCGTCAACCCGGGCGTGGGACGCCTGGAGGAGCGCACGCTGATCGGCCTCGCGCCCTGCCCGTGGCCGTCGGCCGATCCGGTGGACCACTTCGACGGTCCGGTGCTCGGCCCGCAGTGGTGCACGCTGCGCGGGCCGCTCGGCGAGGCGGCGAGCCTGTCCGCGCGCCCCGGCCACCTGCGGCTGCGGCTGCTGCCGAGCACCCTCGCGGAGCCGGCCACCCCCGCGTTCGTCGGCCGCAGACAGCAGCACCACCACTTCACGGCGAGCACGTCGCTCGACTTCGCGCCGATGACGGCGGGCGAGGCGGCCGGCCTCGCGGTGCTGCAGAACCCCGACAACCACCTCACCGCGCTCATCACCCGGGACGCGGCCGGCCACCCGTCCGCCCGGCTGACCGAACGGCGCGCGGGCCGGACCCGCGTGGTCGCCGAACTCCCGCTGCGGGACGGGCCGGTGCGGCTCACGGTCCGCGCCCGCGGCCAGGAGTACGCCTTCTGGTGCGCCCAGGGGACCGACGCGGAGCGGGAGTTGGGCGCCGTGGACGGCCGTTTCCTCAGCAGCCAGGCGGCGGGCGGCTTCACCGGCGTCTTCCTCGGCCCGTACGCGACCCTGCACGCCGGCGCGGATTCCGGTACCGCCGGACCGCACCGCACGGGCCTGCGGCGACCGCACCGCCACGCGGACTTCGACTGGTTCCGCTACAGCGCCGGCGCGTAA
- a CDS encoding LacI family DNA-binding transcriptional regulator: MTIADIAREAGVSLPTVSRVLNGRTDVAASTRRRVEDLLARHGYRRRASRTASRAHLIDLVFNDLDSLWAVEILRGVEKVAHDAGVGAVVSAVHHQQWSAQQWLAGIRSRNSDGAILVTSEFAPQLHAELRRLGMPAVVIDPAGVPTFDIPTIGATNWAGGRSAVEHLLALGHRRIGVITGPSAVLCSRARLDGYRTALDSAGAETDELLVREGDFSHESGFVHGTALLGLERPPTAVFASSDQMALGVYEAARRHGLRIPDDLSVVGFDDLPQARWSPPPLTTVRQPLAEMGATAARALLDLADGQTPDSLRMELATHIVVRHSTAAPRA, encoded by the coding sequence GTGACGATCGCGGACATCGCCCGCGAGGCCGGCGTCTCGCTGCCGACCGTCTCACGGGTCCTCAACGGCCGCACCGACGTGGCGGCGTCCACCCGGCGCCGGGTCGAGGACCTGCTCGCCCGGCACGGCTACCGGCGCCGCGCCTCGCGCACCGCCTCCCGCGCGCACCTGATCGACCTGGTCTTCAACGACCTGGACAGCCTGTGGGCGGTGGAGATCCTGCGCGGCGTGGAGAAGGTCGCGCACGACGCGGGCGTCGGCGCCGTGGTCTCGGCGGTGCACCACCAGCAGTGGTCGGCGCAGCAGTGGCTGGCCGGCATCCGCTCCCGCAACTCCGACGGCGCGATCCTGGTGACCTCGGAGTTCGCACCCCAACTCCACGCGGAGCTGCGGCGGTTGGGGATGCCCGCGGTGGTCATCGACCCGGCCGGGGTGCCGACCTTCGACATCCCGACCATCGGCGCGACCAACTGGGCGGGCGGGCGCAGCGCGGTGGAGCACCTGCTGGCGCTCGGACACCGCAGGATCGGCGTCATCACCGGCCCGTCGGCCGTGCTGTGCAGCCGCGCCCGGCTCGACGGCTACCGCACCGCGCTGGACTCGGCCGGCGCCGAGACCGACGAACTCCTGGTCCGCGAGGGCGACTTCTCGCACGAGTCGGGCTTCGTGCACGGCACCGCGCTGCTCGGTCTGGAACGCCCGCCGACCGCGGTCTTCGCCTCCAGCGACCAGATGGCGCTCGGTGTGTACGAGGCGGCGCGGCGGCACGGGCTGCGCATCCCGGACGACCTCAGCGTGGTCGGCTTCGACGACCTGCCGCAGGCACGCTGGTCGCCGCCGCCGCTGACCACGGTCCGCCAGCCGCTGGCCGAGATGGGCGCGACCGCGGCCCGCGCGCTGCTCGACCTCGCCGACGGACAGACCCCCGACAGCCTGCGGATGGAGCTGGCCACCCACATCGTCGTCCGCCACAGCACGGCCGCGCCCCGCGCCTGA
- a CDS encoding DUF4032 domain-containing protein, whose amino-acid sequence MPLQIRAFDAEHPSALLDLDWSVPLEEWPDEALVALPRGISRHVVRFARAGAEVVAVKEVSEWAAVREYGLLRDLDRLGIPAVDPIAVVTGRTDAAGEPLEPVLVTRHLHGSLPYRSMFETTMRPGTVNRLLDALAVLLVRLHLVGFAWGDCSLSNTLFRRDAGAFAAYLVDAETGQLHPTLSTGQREYDIELARVNIAGELMDLEAGGSLHPSVDPVTFGEAIATRYADLWRELTRESVYPASKRHYIDRRIRRLNDLGFDVAEMQIQRSPAGDTVTFLPKVVDAGHHQRQLLRLTGLDTEENQARSLLNDLEQWMATQEDYEAGGPAGAAGGPAGGAGGGLGARPEVLAHRWVRDVFRPAVRAVPQELRAGMEPAQIYHELLEHRWYLLERAQHDVGLDATVRSYVEEILPGRSVAFPAPARE is encoded by the coding sequence ATGCCCCTGCAGATACGCGCGTTCGACGCCGAGCACCCCTCGGCGCTGCTGGACCTGGACTGGTCGGTGCCGCTGGAGGAGTGGCCGGACGAGGCGCTGGTCGCGCTGCCCCGCGGCATCTCCCGGCACGTGGTGCGGTTCGCCAGGGCCGGCGCGGAGGTGGTGGCGGTCAAGGAGGTCAGCGAGTGGGCGGCGGTCCGCGAGTACGGGCTGCTGCGTGACCTGGACCGGCTCGGCATCCCGGCGGTGGACCCGATCGCGGTGGTCACCGGCCGCACCGACGCGGCCGGCGAGCCGCTGGAGCCGGTGCTGGTGACCCGGCACCTGCACGGCTCGCTGCCGTACCGCTCGATGTTCGAGACGACGATGCGGCCCGGCACCGTCAACCGGCTGCTGGACGCGCTGGCCGTGCTGCTGGTGCGGCTGCACCTGGTGGGCTTCGCGTGGGGCGACTGCTCGCTGTCCAACACCCTCTTCCGGCGCGACGCGGGGGCGTTCGCCGCGTACCTGGTGGACGCCGAGACCGGTCAGCTGCACCCGACGCTGTCCACCGGGCAGCGCGAGTACGACATCGAGCTGGCCCGGGTGAACATCGCCGGCGAGCTGATGGACCTGGAGGCCGGCGGCTCGCTGCACCCCTCGGTGGACCCGGTCACCTTCGGCGAGGCCATCGCCACCCGGTACGCCGACCTGTGGCGGGAGCTGACCCGTGAGTCGGTGTACCCGGCGAGCAAGCGGCACTACATCGACCGGCGGATCCGGCGGCTGAACGACCTCGGCTTCGACGTCGCCGAGATGCAGATCCAGCGCTCGCCGGCCGGCGACACCGTGACCTTCCTGCCCAAGGTGGTGGACGCCGGCCACCACCAGCGCCAGCTGCTGCGGCTGACCGGCCTGGACACCGAGGAGAACCAGGCCCGCAGCCTGCTCAACGACCTGGAGCAGTGGATGGCCACGCAGGAGGACTACGAGGCGGGCGGGCCCGCGGGAGCGGCGGGCGGGCCCGCGGGAGGGGCCGGCGGCGGGCTCGGCGCGCGGCCCGAGGTGCTGGCGCACCGCTGGGTCCGCGACGTCTTCCGGCCCGCGGTGCGCGCGGTGCCGCAGGAGCTGCGCGCCGGCATGGAACCGGCGCAGATCTACCACGAGTTGCTGGAGCACCGCTGGTACCTCTTGGAGCGGGCCCAGCACGACGTCGGCCTGGACGCGACGGTGCGCTCCTACGTCGAGGAGATCCTGCCGGGCCGGAGCGTGGCGTTCCCCGCGCCGGCGCGGGAGTAG
- a CDS encoding GMC family oxidoreductase: MGGTSALNGMLYIRGAKKGYDAWNQPGWSYAELLPYFKRAEDNERGESKYHGAGGPLAVSESRSKNPMTAAFVEAAIEAGYAANDDFNGEEQDGFGYYQLTQRNGRRWSTAVAYLHPAEPRPNLKVETNLQVHRVLVENGRAVGVVGRKFGEEVEIRAEREVILSAGAYNTPQLLQLSGIGPGWLLNALNIPVVLDQPQVGQNLQDHTHVFLVFAHDEPISLLSAGSPENVRLFMEEGRGPLTSNIPESGGYVRTREDTYGPDTQFHCAPVMFKDGGLGIPDAHAISFSSGYLFPESRGMVTLGSEDPTAKPRIQHNYFAEPGDLDAAVESFKVNLEISRQKALSQFTTTAVGGPEGESDAELREHIRRNTQTLYHAAGTAAIGSVVDTDLKVIGVDGLRVVDASVIPTVFCNPNAPIIAIAEKAADLIKGVTPLPAAEL, from the coding sequence CTGGGCGGCACCAGCGCGCTCAACGGCATGCTCTACATCCGCGGCGCCAAGAAGGGCTACGACGCCTGGAACCAGCCGGGTTGGAGCTACGCCGAGCTGCTGCCCTACTTCAAGCGCGCCGAGGACAACGAGCGCGGCGAGTCCAAGTACCACGGCGCGGGCGGCCCGCTGGCGGTCTCCGAGAGCCGGTCGAAGAACCCGATGACGGCCGCCTTCGTCGAGGCGGCCATCGAGGCGGGCTACGCCGCCAATGACGACTTCAACGGCGAGGAGCAGGACGGCTTCGGCTACTACCAACTTACTCAGCGCAACGGCCGACGCTGGAGCACCGCGGTGGCGTATCTGCACCCGGCGGAGCCCCGGCCCAACCTGAAGGTCGAGACCAACCTGCAGGTCCACCGCGTGCTGGTGGAGAACGGCCGCGCCGTCGGCGTGGTCGGCCGCAAGTTCGGCGAGGAGGTGGAGATCCGCGCCGAGCGCGAGGTGATCCTCTCCGCGGGCGCGTACAACACCCCGCAGCTGCTGCAGCTGTCCGGCATCGGCCCGGGCTGGCTGCTGAACGCGCTGAACATCCCGGTGGTGCTGGACCAGCCGCAGGTCGGCCAGAACCTCCAGGACCACACCCATGTCTTCCTCGTGTTCGCCCACGACGAGCCGATCAGCCTGCTGTCGGCCGGCAGCCCGGAGAACGTCCGGCTGTTCATGGAGGAGGGCCGCGGCCCGCTGACCTCCAACATCCCCGAGTCCGGCGGCTACGTCAGGACCCGCGAGGACACCTACGGCCCCGACACCCAGTTCCACTGCGCCCCGGTGATGTTCAAGGACGGCGGCCTCGGCATCCCCGACGCGCACGCCATCTCCTTCTCCTCCGGCTACCTCTTCCCGGAGAGCCGCGGCATGGTCACCCTGGGCTCCGAGGACCCGACCGCCAAGCCGCGCATCCAGCACAACTACTTCGCGGAGCCCGGCGACCTGGACGCGGCCGTCGAGAGCTTCAAGGTCAACCTGGAGATCAGCCGCCAGAAGGCGCTGAGCCAGTTCACCACCACCGCGGTCGGCGGGCCCGAGGGCGAGTCGGACGCCGAGCTGCGCGAGCACATCCGCCGCAACACCCAGACGCTGTACCACGCGGCCGGAACCGCCGCCATCGGCAGCGTCGTGGACACCGACCTCAAGGTCATCGGCGTGGACGGGCTGCGCGTCGTGGACGCGTCGGTCATCCCGACCGTCTTCTGCAACCCCAACGCCCCCATCATCGCCATCGCCGAGAAGGCCGCCGACCTCATCAAGGGCGTCACGCCGCTGCCCGCCGCCGAACTCTGA
- a CDS encoding SgcJ/EcaC family oxidoreductase, producing MSSTVSVAAEDVAAVQAVPARMIAAWSKNDADAFADLFTEDGSMVLPGDVYLNTREEIRAFMSKAYAGPYQGTRVTGSPLSAKFINQDSGVLVTQGGVLYGDETDVTEANKIRATWVLAKKDGAWFITAYHNSPVQTG from the coding sequence ATGTCCAGCACCGTTTCCGTCGCCGCGGAAGACGTGGCGGCGGTCCAGGCCGTCCCCGCCCGCATGATCGCGGCATGGTCGAAGAACGACGCCGACGCCTTCGCCGACCTGTTCACCGAGGACGGGTCGATGGTCCTGCCCGGTGACGTGTACCTCAACACCCGCGAGGAGATCCGCGCCTTCATGTCGAAGGCCTACGCGGGCCCGTACCAGGGCACCCGCGTGACCGGCTCCCCGCTCTCCGCGAAGTTCATCAACCAGGACTCCGGCGTGCTGGTCACCCAGGGCGGCGTCCTCTACGGCGACGAGACCGACGTCACCGAGGCCAACAAGATCCGGGCCACCTGGGTGCTCGCCAAGAAGGACGGCGCCTGGTTCATCACCGCCTACCACAACAGCCCCGTCCAGACGGGCTGA